The following are from one region of the Bacillota bacterium genome:
- a CDS encoding Rrf2 family transcriptional regulator — MRLSTKARYGVRALCALALMSKDGSPVSLARLSEQENISKDYLNLIFHKLRKSGFVEAERGLNGGFKLAKSPTEITVAAVIRALDGPIAPVGCLLPPGKSAASRCKRKSGCLSRPAWVRLQRQIETTLDSITIYSLITGEDPTPAGFDGFSI, encoded by the coding sequence ATGAGACTCTCTACGAAGGCAAGATATGGCGTCCGTGCATTGTGTGCGCTGGCACTCATGTCCAAAGACGGCAGCCCTGTTTCGTTGGCTCGCCTCTCGGAACAAGAGAACATATCAAAGGATTACCTTAACCTCATATTCCACAAACTCAGGAAATCCGGGTTCGTCGAGGCGGAAAGGGGGCTCAACGGTGGATTCAAGTTAGCGAAGAGCCCCACCGAGATAACGGTGGCCGCGGTAATTCGTGCCTTAGACGGCCCCATCGCCCCTGTCGGGTGCCTCCTTCCTCCAGGAAAGAGCGCTGCGAGTCGATGCAAGAGGAAAAGCGGGTGTCTGAGTAGGCCGGCGTGGGTGCGTCTTCAACGCCAGATTGAGACTACTTTAGACTCGATTACGATATACTCGCTTATAACGGGTGAAGATCCGACTCCTGCAGGTTTTGATGGATTTAGTATATGA
- a CDS encoding sugar-binding transcriptional regulator, with the protein MKSLLTEDMLMMRIAWLYYNQGLTQREIGDQLNLSRIKVLRYLAKARRQGVIQIRLVSPLFNCLAIEGKVKEVFNLKDVMVVPTPKERDGLRKALGLAGAVYLDKLLKPNMSLGTTWGSTVYEVGINLELKQWPEFRVVQMVGGLAKSGIGINAFDIAKNIADALGGQCIYLQAPLLTDTSDTRAVLLKESAVQRTLALARTVDVALVGLGTVSNESPLVKSGFIDSLQLDILRTRGAVGDTLGRYFDIHGNAVDSELNDRIIGLDLEDLRKIKCVTAVAGGPDKIETILGGLRGGFIDVLITDEQTAQSVLDIEGAGLHPALNGGR; encoded by the coding sequence ATGAAGAGTTTACTCACAGAAGACATGCTTATGATGCGCATCGCTTGGTTGTACTATAACCAGGGGTTGACACAGCGGGAGATCGGTGATCAACTCAATCTTTCGCGAATCAAAGTTCTCCGCTATCTGGCCAAGGCACGGAGACAGGGCGTAATCCAAATCAGGCTTGTGAGCCCACTTTTCAATTGCCTAGCCATCGAAGGTAAGGTCAAAGAAGTGTTCAATTTGAAAGATGTAATGGTTGTTCCTACTCCCAAAGAACGTGATGGACTCAGGAAAGCACTTGGGCTTGCTGGTGCCGTTTATTTGGATAAACTGCTAAAACCAAATATGAGCTTAGGGACGACCTGGGGTTCAACGGTATATGAGGTAGGTATAAATTTAGAGCTAAAGCAATGGCCAGAATTCCGAGTAGTTCAAATGGTAGGGGGTCTAGCCAAAAGTGGTATAGGAATTAATGCCTTCGATATCGCAAAGAACATTGCCGATGCGCTCGGAGGACAATGTATCTATTTACAGGCGCCACTCCTTACCGACACATCGGATACGCGCGCAGTTTTACTAAAAGAGAGTGCTGTACAAAGAACACTAGCCCTCGCACGTACGGTCGATGTAGCTCTAGTCGGGTTAGGGACGGTTTCAAATGAGTCCCCTCTGGTGAAGTCTGGGTTTATTGACTCACTTCAGTTAGATATTCTACGGACTCGCGGTGCGGTAGGAGACACGCTTGGACGATACTTTGATATCCATGGGAACGCAGTTGATAGCGAACTCAACGACCGGATTATCGGATTGGATCTCGAGGATCTGCGAAAGATCAAGTGCGTGACTGCCGTGGCAGGCGGGCCAGATAAAATCGAGACAATTCTAGGAGGCCTACGGGGTGGTTTCATCGACGTACTTATTACTGATGAACAAACCGCTCAGAGTGTTTTAGACATAGAGGGAGCTGGTCTTCACCCCGCATTGAATGGAGGAAGATAA
- a CDS encoding uroporphyrinogen decarboxylase: MEGLSHRERVLYALEHKRPDRVPMDLGGSVTLLNDAAYFRLIEFLKLGEPVKPYRRGRTANYYDERILDYLDIDFRHVWLHSPKNFIPQVDPDGTVYDEWGIPWRRDVKGFITIARAVLGNASFDEVIRHPWPDAYGYVRDEGVKERADWIRQNTDYALVAKHVISGGALDYGCFLRGTEQFLIDLLINLDIVEYIVSKVVEVQIALYDILLSSTGPQVDIVEMSQDYGTQNGPLISPKLYRLVFKKSDARVVDFIKSKAPQSKVLLHSCGSIVDLIDDFIDVGIDIINPVQPFAAGMDHANLKKRYGNRICFHGGIDIQRILPGDISVLRRFVAETINTLGSGGGYILAPANNIQGDTPPENIVSMYRTAKEMRLGKD, from the coding sequence ATGGAAGGCCTATCACACCGTGAAAGAGTTCTATATGCCCTTGAACATAAAAGACCTGACCGAGTACCTATGGACTTAGGCGGCTCGGTGACATTACTTAATGATGCAGCTTACTTTAGATTGATCGAGTTTTTGAAACTGGGAGAACCTGTTAAACCATACCGGCGGGGGAGAACAGCCAATTACTACGATGAGCGAATTTTAGATTACTTAGATATTGATTTCCGTCATGTGTGGCTTCATTCACCAAAGAACTTCATCCCCCAAGTCGATCCAGATGGGACAGTTTATGATGAATGGGGAATTCCATGGCGCCGGGATGTTAAGGGTTTCATAACTATCGCTAGAGCAGTACTTGGAAATGCGAGTTTTGATGAGGTCATAAGACACCCATGGCCTGATGCCTATGGTTATGTCAGGGATGAGGGTGTAAAAGAACGAGCAGACTGGATACGCCAGAACACGGATTATGCTCTGGTAGCAAAACATGTGATTTCCGGAGGCGCCTTAGATTATGGTTGTTTCTTAAGGGGAACCGAACAATTCCTAATTGATCTGTTGATCAATCTTGATATAGTTGAATATATAGTTTCAAAGGTAGTAGAGGTACAGATTGCTCTCTATGATATCCTTCTTTCATCGACAGGTCCTCAAGTGGATATTGTAGAAATGTCGCAAGACTACGGTACCCAGAATGGTCCGCTCATTTCCCCAAAGCTATATCGCCTGGTATTCAAGAAGAGCGATGCCCGAGTAGTTGATTTCATCAAAAGTAAGGCCCCCCAGTCTAAGGTGCTGTTACATAGTTGTGGTTCAATTGTTGATCTAATTGATGATTTCATAGACGTCGGAATCGATATCATTAATCCTGTACAACCGTTTGCAGCTGGAATGGACCATGCCAACCTAAAGAAACGCTATGGCAATCGTATTTGTTTTCACGGCGGCATTGATATCCAGAGAATTCTACCGGGCGACATCTCCGTTCTTCGGCGGTTTGTTGCTGAAACGATTAACACATTAGGAAGTGGTGGGGGCTACATATTAGCCCCGGCCAATAATATCCAAGGGGATACGCCACCCGAAAATATCGTATCTATGTATAGGACAGCCAAGGAAATGCGTTTGGGGAAAGACTGA
- a CDS encoding xylulose kinase: protein MGGSRLHNFERPFVLAVDAGTESVRASIFDVTGQLVIFHVSEYPVNFPRPGWAEQSPDDWWRAMVWAVRGAINKSGLKAEDIAALGLDTTCCSVVFMDSKRKRVLRPSLIWMDVRATEQAKRIAATGNQALKYNGWTGVSPEWMPCKVLWVKENEPDIYTQADTIFEYLDWMIYRLTGRITASINNTTVRWYYNRREGGWPEDFYEEIGLLDALDRFPGVILNMGEPVGELLPEVAEELGLKAGIPVAEGGADAYVATLGLNIVQPGRLALITGSSHMQLGLTREQSHHKGIFGAFPDATIPGYSVVEGGQISSGSILKWFRQNFLGAQEAEARAAGISVYRMLDEQAAQLPPGSEGIIVLDYWQGNRTPWVDPEARGVFWGLSLKHKPANLYRAIMEGVAYGTHHILSTWRTAGFEIGEVYACGGATQSPLWLQIHADVANVPIHLTRVQEAASLGSAVLAAVAAGIYPSTTEAADKMVTVVRTVYPDAQRHEEYQFFYEQYVQTYLQLKGLMHSVTRYVAKTKENAQE, encoded by the coding sequence ATGGGAGGGAGCAGGTTGCATAATTTCGAAAGGCCTTTCGTTCTGGCGGTTGATGCAGGTACTGAGAGTGTTCGAGCATCGATATTTGATGTAACCGGACAGCTTGTTATTTTTCATGTGAGTGAGTATCCGGTTAATTTCCCTAGGCCTGGCTGGGCAGAGCAAAGCCCAGATGACTGGTGGCGGGCCATGGTTTGGGCTGTAAGGGGAGCAATAAACAAGAGCGGGCTAAAAGCTGAAGATATAGCTGCGCTGGGTCTTGATACCACTTGTTGTAGCGTCGTCTTTATGGATTCAAAGCGCAAAAGAGTTCTGAGACCGTCTTTAATCTGGATGGACGTCAGAGCAACCGAGCAAGCAAAAAGGATAGCCGCCACCGGTAACCAGGCACTCAAGTATAATGGCTGGACTGGTGTATCGCCCGAATGGATGCCGTGTAAGGTACTGTGGGTCAAGGAGAATGAGCCAGACATCTATACACAAGCTGATACTATCTTTGAATACCTTGACTGGATGATCTATCGCTTGACCGGCAGAATAACTGCTAGTATCAATAATACCACTGTTCGCTGGTATTATAACCGGAGGGAAGGAGGCTGGCCTGAGGATTTTTATGAGGAGATTGGTCTGCTCGACGCCTTAGATAGGTTCCCTGGAGTTATTCTTAATATGGGCGAACCTGTAGGTGAGCTGCTTCCTGAAGTGGCCGAAGAACTAGGGTTGAAAGCGGGTATCCCGGTGGCAGAAGGCGGGGCTGATGCCTATGTGGCCACGTTGGGCCTTAACATAGTTCAGCCGGGACGACTGGCCCTTATCACTGGCTCTTCACATATGCAGCTAGGCCTGACAAGAGAACAGTCGCATCATAAGGGTATTTTTGGGGCCTTTCCAGATGCGACTATTCCGGGTTATTCAGTAGTAGAGGGTGGGCAGATTTCGTCAGGTTCTATCCTAAAGTGGTTTCGTCAGAATTTCCTAGGCGCGCAGGAGGCCGAAGCCCGAGCAGCGGGGATTTCTGTATATAGAATGCTCGATGAACAAGCGGCTCAACTTCCGCCGGGGTCAGAAGGGATAATCGTTCTCGATTATTGGCAAGGCAATCGTACCCCATGGGTTGATCCTGAGGCCAGAGGGGTATTCTGGGGTTTAAGCTTGAAGCATAAACCGGCCAACCTATACAGGGCGATCATGGAAGGGGTGGCTTACGGGACACACCACATTCTCTCTACGTGGAGGACAGCAGGTTTTGAAATTGGAGAGGTTTACGCTTGCGGTGGCGCTACACAAAGTCCACTCTGGCTGCAGATACATGCTGATGTGGCTAACGTGCCAATTCACTTGACCCGTGTTCAAGAGGCTGCTTCACTTGGTTCTGCTGTGCTCGCAGCGGTAGCGGCTGGGATATATCCAAGTACAACTGAAGCTGCCGACAAAATGGTGACAGTCGTTCGAACGGTTTATCCCGATGCCCAAAGACACGAGGAATATCAGTTTTTCTATGAGCAGTATGTCCAAACCTATTTACAGCTAAAAGGCTTAATGCATAGCGTAACAAGGTATGTGGCGAAGACCAAGGAAAACGCACAAGAGTGA
- a CDS encoding autoinducer 2 ABC transporter substrate-binding protein → MKKSISILIIVALLAISVVQVGLAEKKYTIATVVKLSGVQWFDRMEMGVKRFAKDTGHRAFQVGPQKADAALQVQVIEDLIAQRVDAICVVPVSTEALEPVLKKARENGIVVISHEASDLKNIDYDIEAFDNAAYGAHLMDQLALRMGKKGEYAVFVGGLTAKTHNEWVDAAIERQKKMYPQMKLATGKVESFEDQQNANARMKELIKAYPNLRGVQGSSSNDAPGAGLAVEEMGLQDKITVVGTSLVSICRQYLKSGAVDLISFWDPADAGYAMNKLAVMVLEGKKVTNGYDLGIPGYNKVKVNGKVIYGQAWIDVTKDNMNEYNF, encoded by the coding sequence ATGAAGAAGTCGATTTCAATCCTGATCATTGTGGCTTTACTAGCGATTTCTGTGGTTCAGGTCGGATTAGCTGAGAAAAAATATACCATCGCCACCGTCGTTAAGCTTAGCGGTGTTCAGTGGTTTGATCGCATGGAAATGGGTGTTAAAAGATTTGCTAAGGATACGGGACACCGAGCTTTTCAGGTCGGCCCGCAAAAGGCAGATGCCGCTTTACAAGTACAAGTAATTGAAGATCTAATTGCTCAACGCGTCGATGCAATCTGTGTCGTTCCTGTTTCTACAGAAGCTTTGGAGCCAGTCTTAAAAAAAGCTCGAGAGAATGGGATTGTTGTTATTAGCCATGAGGCTTCCGACTTGAAAAACATCGATTATGATATTGAGGCATTTGATAATGCTGCGTATGGTGCTCACCTAATGGATCAGCTAGCCTTACGTATGGGCAAGAAAGGGGAATATGCTGTCTTCGTAGGGGGGCTAACTGCGAAAACGCATAACGAGTGGGTCGACGCCGCAATAGAGCGCCAAAAGAAGATGTACCCTCAAATGAAACTTGCAACGGGAAAGGTTGAATCATTTGAAGACCAACAGAATGCTAATGCGAGGATGAAAGAACTGATTAAAGCATATCCAAATCTAAGAGGTGTCCAGGGTAGTTCTTCAAATGATGCTCCGGGAGCTGGGCTTGCCGTAGAGGAGATGGGGTTACAAGATAAGATCACCGTGGTCGGAACGAGCTTAGTATCCATTTGTAGGCAATATCTGAAAAGCGGTGCGGTGGATTTAATTAGTTTCTGGGATCCAGCGGATGCTGGCTATGCTATGAATAAACTCGCGGTGATGGTATTGGAGGGCAAGAAGGTAACTAATGGTTATGATCTCGGCATTCCGGGATATAACAAAGTCAAGGTGAACGGGAAGGTTATATACGGTCAAGCCTGGATAGACGTGACTAAAGATAATATGAATGAGTATAATTTCTAG
- a CDS encoding sugar ABC transporter ATP-binding protein has product MSEQFLLVRDICKSFSGVEALKGVSLTINRGEVQCLIGENGSGKSTLIKVIAGVVTPDHGEVIINGKSYRQLRPIDSIREGIQVIYQDFSLFPNLTVAENIALSHELELNKHFVNWKEVYRISENAIQRIDVELDPVARVENLSVADKQLIAIARALTQNAKLIIMDEPTSTLTRREVESLFRVIKNLKTTGVSVLFVSHKLNEVLEIADRICVLRNGTKVADGAAQDFDRIKLIYFMTGRQIREVAYEYKKDREREGSVLRVQGLTSKGRFADVSFELWPGEIVGITGLLGSGRTEVAMALFGLQPADAGDIYVNGRLQRIKNVQDAINSGIAYVPEDRLTQGLFLEQPIGRNIIVCILHKLMTRLKLIDERRVDIEIHKWIEKLRISTRSTYLPVKTLSGGNQQRVLLAKWLATTPQILILNSPTVGVDVGSKEAIYNIIKQLADQGISILIISDDIPEILQNCNRVLLMRKGRIIEEFPASSVNENELAQKLLDA; this is encoded by the coding sequence ATGAGTGAACAATTCTTATTAGTTAGAGACATATGCAAATCATTTTCTGGAGTTGAAGCCCTAAAAGGGGTCAGTCTTACAATAAACCGGGGCGAAGTTCAATGCTTGATAGGGGAGAACGGTTCTGGTAAATCAACTCTCATTAAAGTAATTGCGGGCGTGGTGACTCCGGATCATGGAGAAGTCATAATTAATGGGAAATCGTATAGGCAATTGCGTCCTATCGATTCGATTCGAGAAGGCATCCAGGTTATCTATCAAGATTTTTCCCTATTCCCCAACCTCACAGTAGCTGAAAATATCGCATTAAGCCATGAGCTGGAGTTAAATAAGCATTTCGTCAATTGGAAAGAAGTCTACAGAATCTCAGAAAATGCCATTCAAAGAATAGATGTTGAACTAGATCCAGTCGCAAGGGTAGAAAATCTCTCGGTTGCAGATAAACAATTAATTGCCATCGCAAGGGCCCTCACACAGAACGCTAAGCTCATCATAATGGATGAACCTACAAGCACTTTAACCCGACGGGAGGTAGAGTCTCTTTTTAGAGTTATCAAGAATTTGAAAACAACAGGTGTATCAGTGTTATTTGTTAGTCATAAACTAAACGAAGTGTTGGAGATCGCTGATCGAATATGCGTCTTGAGAAATGGAACTAAAGTTGCTGATGGAGCGGCTCAGGATTTTGATAGGATTAAGCTTATATACTTTATGACCGGGCGTCAGATAAGGGAGGTTGCATACGAATATAAAAAAGATCGGGAAAGGGAAGGCAGTGTACTGAGGGTGCAGGGTCTTACTAGTAAAGGTCGGTTCGCCGATGTTTCATTTGAGTTGTGGCCAGGCGAAATCGTCGGAATTACTGGTCTCCTTGGTTCCGGGCGCACAGAGGTTGCAATGGCGTTATTTGGATTGCAGCCCGCCGATGCCGGGGATATCTATGTTAATGGTAGACTCCAGAGAATTAAAAACGTTCAGGACGCAATAAACAGTGGAATTGCCTATGTCCCTGAAGACCGGCTAACGCAAGGTCTTTTTCTTGAGCAGCCAATTGGTAGAAACATCATTGTCTGTATTCTTCATAAGCTGATGACAAGGCTAAAGCTTATTGATGAGAGAAGGGTGGATATTGAAATCCATAAATGGATAGAAAAGTTAAGGATCTCAACTCGTTCTACATATCTACCCGTCAAAACCCTATCTGGTGGCAACCAACAGCGTGTACTTTTAGCCAAATGGCTTGCAACCACGCCCCAGATTCTTATTCTAAACAGCCCAACAGTTGGGGTTGATGTGGGTTCAAAGGAGGCGATCTATAATATTATCAAACAGCTAGCTGACCAGGGTATAAGTATTCTAATAATCTCAGACGACATTCCTGAGATTCTGCAGAATTGCAATCGTGTTCTATTAATGCGGAAGGGCCGCATTATTGAGGAGTTCCCGGCAAGTAGCGTTAACGAAAACGAACTAGCTCAAAAACTTCTCGACGCTTAA
- a CDS encoding ABC transporter permease: MVKKAFMENEFLVALVIIGVSLAIGISNRAFFTVANLFDLLKNSVIMGIFAIGVFIVIVSGGIDVSFTAIAVFSLYVTNKVLVGLNYQGTILLAFLISAGIGTLLGIFNAIFISLYKIPTLIVTLGTQSIYRGFLLAFIGTTLIQDLPSGLIGFSKTYILKATTPNGGIMGLPIAIILLISIVFLCWLLLDYTMLGRGIYALGGDRTAAERAGFNVRTIEFFIYGFVGFLCGIAGIIHSSFARVANPFDLVGNELNVIAAVVLGGTKITGGHGTVLGTVLGVFLVVLVNNSLILLGVPSYWQKAVIGLLILIGTALPAYKFNRSTSRLGIEVH, from the coding sequence ATGGTAAAGAAGGCTTTCATGGAGAATGAATTCCTCGTTGCTCTAGTAATAATTGGAGTTTCATTGGCAATCGGGATATCCAATAGGGCATTTTTCACGGTGGCCAACTTATTCGACCTCCTAAAGAACAGCGTTATAATGGGTATATTTGCCATTGGTGTATTTATTGTCATCGTCTCCGGGGGAATTGATGTATCATTTACTGCCATTGCTGTATTTTCCCTATATGTCACTAATAAGGTTCTCGTTGGGCTAAATTATCAAGGAACGATCCTATTAGCCTTTTTGATTTCAGCGGGTATCGGAACATTGCTAGGGATATTCAATGCGATATTCATTTCTCTTTATAAGATTCCTACACTGATCGTCACCCTTGGTACACAAAGTATATATAGAGGTTTCTTGCTAGCCTTTATAGGGACTACCTTAATTCAGGACCTTCCATCCGGATTAATCGGGTTTTCTAAAACCTACATTCTTAAGGCTACCACGCCAAACGGTGGAATTATGGGTTTGCCTATCGCTATAATTCTACTGATATCTATCGTTTTCCTCTGCTGGTTATTACTTGATTATACTATGCTAGGAAGAGGCATTTACGCTCTTGGAGGTGATCGTACCGCCGCGGAAAGGGCGGGATTTAATGTAAGGACGATCGAGTTCTTTATCTATGGCTTCGTCGGCTTCCTATGTGGTATAGCGGGAATAATCCATTCTTCTTTTGCAAGAGTGGCTAACCCCTTTGATCTTGTAGGGAATGAGCTAAACGTCATAGCTGCTGTTGTACTAGGAGGAACAAAGATCACGGGTGGCCATGGTACGGTATTGGGAACAGTATTAGGGGTATTTTTAGTTGTTTTAGTCAATAATAGTCTGATCCTGCTTGGGGTGCCCTCTTATTGGCAGAAGGCAGTTATTGGGCTACTAATTCTTATAGGGACAGCGCTTCCAGCTTATAAATTTAATAGAAGTACTAGCCGGCTCGGAATAGAAGTCCACTGA
- a CDS encoding ABC transporter permease codes for MNKYLARNLLKDNCLPGQFNIFSLTRRDGNLRRLLLITVIIFISMSVLSPKLFLTLRNFTSMSFQFPELGILAMAMMVTMLTGGIDLSAVGIANLSGIIAALILTSDSVTGAFGNSAIATIILLAIIVSAIMGVVCGLLNGLCISKIGITPILATLGSMQIFTGIAIVITRGSAIYGFPDQFSFVGNGNIWIFPMPLIIFVILSALFAIMLNKTTFGRKLYMMGSNPVAAVFSGINNTQMLIRTYILSGFLSAMAGIVMIARTNSAKADYGTSYVLQAILVVVLGGVNPSGGFGTVSGLVLAMLCLQFLSSGFNMLHFSNFFKEFVWGAVLVAVMVLNYYSNTGRSSFRRITKGLK; via the coding sequence ATGAATAAATATTTAGCGAGAAATCTCTTGAAAGACAATTGTTTGCCTGGGCAGTTTAACATATTCAGTTTGACAAGGAGGGATGGTAATCTTAGACGACTATTATTAATTACAGTTATCATTTTCATATCGATGAGTGTTCTTAGTCCAAAGTTATTTCTTACCCTACGGAACTTCACTTCAATGTCATTTCAGTTTCCAGAGTTGGGCATTCTAGCAATGGCAATGATGGTCACGATGCTTACTGGGGGAATTGATCTTTCAGCGGTTGGGATAGCAAATCTATCGGGTATCATTGCTGCGTTGATTTTGACATCAGACTCTGTTACCGGAGCCTTCGGTAATAGTGCTATCGCTACAATTATATTATTGGCAATTATTGTGTCTGCTATCATGGGGGTAGTATGTGGTTTGCTGAATGGGTTATGTATTTCAAAGATCGGTATCACGCCGATCCTGGCGACATTGGGGAGCATGCAGATTTTTACGGGTATTGCTATAGTTATTACAAGGGGAAGCGCCATTTATGGTTTTCCCGATCAATTCTCGTTTGTCGGCAACGGAAATATTTGGATTTTTCCTATGCCTTTGATCATTTTTGTAATATTATCGGCCTTGTTTGCGATTATGTTAAATAAAACGACGTTCGGGCGCAAGCTATACATGATGGGGAGCAATCCGGTTGCGGCGGTTTTTTCGGGAATTAATAATACCCAGATGTTAATTAGGACTTACATCCTGAGTGGATTTCTGTCTGCCATGGCTGGCATTGTTATGATTGCCCGGACTAATTCTGCTAAAGCCGATTACGGTACTTCATATGTCTTGCAGGCTATACTCGTTGTTGTGTTAGGAGGAGTAAATCCGAGTGGAGGTTTCGGAACAGTTTCAGGGTTAGTGTTAGCAATGCTTTGCCTCCAATTTCTGTCAAGCGGTTTCAATATGTTGCACTTTAGCAATTTCTTCAAGGAATTTGTATGGGGGGCCGTTCTAGTTGCGGTGATGGTACTTAATTATTATAGCAATACTGGGAGATCCAGTTTCAGGCGCATAACCAAGGGTCTAAAGTGA
- a CDS encoding CBS domain-containing protein translates to MQTVGEIMTKELVTVKPEDSVARVANLMERTKIGGLPVVEGRRLVGIITSRDIRRCHPNRLIADAMTKEVVTIPHTCSLWEAKELVERHCIERLVVVDGDYPVGVVTKSLLYAELGKYIDALTGLHKAEFIQRKALELLQDGKEIAIIFLDLDNFGAVDKELGHVVGDEILCRVAKVLGSLVEEGFDYLFRYAGDEFVVVTVKSLEEARKLALRMVNAISEEKWPLGIKVAASAGVAGGRRASPRQGDFEPYTVSDLINMSSLASTRAKKEGRQVVIAGEIGLREAGCI, encoded by the coding sequence ATGCAGACCGTAGGAGAGATCATGACTAAAGAGCTTGTAACGGTTAAGCCTGAGGATTCAGTGGCACGAGTAGCCAATCTTATGGAGAGGACCAAAATCGGAGGGCTTCCGGTTGTAGAAGGCAGGCGGCTTGTGGGGATTATAACCTCACGCGATATAAGACGTTGTCATCCCAATCGGCTTATAGCGGATGCGATGACTAAGGAAGTGGTGACTATACCCCACACGTGCTCGCTTTGGGAGGCAAAGGAGCTAGTTGAGCGACACTGTATCGAGCGACTCGTGGTGGTGGATGGAGACTATCCGGTTGGGGTAGTGACGAAATCACTCCTTTACGCTGAGCTCGGAAAGTACATAGATGCTCTTACGGGACTGCATAAAGCAGAGTTTATCCAGCGGAAAGCCCTGGAACTTCTGCAGGATGGGAAGGAGATTGCAATTATCTTTTTGGATCTGGACAACTTCGGTGCAGTTGACAAGGAACTGGGGCATGTGGTGGGCGATGAGATCCTGTGCAGGGTGGCGAAGGTTTTGGGTAGCCTAGTTGAAGAGGGCTTCGATTATCTATTTCGGTACGCAGGTGATGAATTTGTAGTTGTAACCGTGAAATCTCTAGAAGAAGCCAGGAAGCTCGCCTTGCGAATGGTAAATGCGATTTCTGAAGAAAAATGGCCCCTTGGAATTAAAGTGGCAGCTTCTGCAGGTGTGGCCGGGGGTCGGCGGGCTTCTCCTCGGCAGGGAGATTTTGAGCCATATACAGTCAGCGATCTGATCAACATGTCAAGCCTGGCTTCGACCAGGGCAAAGAAGGAAGGGAGGCAAGTAGTGATAGCAGGAGAGATAGGGTTGAGAGAGGCGGGCTGCATATAA